Within Conexibacter woesei DSM 14684, the genomic segment CGCTGCTGCCCGGCAGCGCCGTCGCGGCAACGCCCCGCTGCGCCGTCGACCAGCTCGACGGAGCGTTCAAGAACGCCTCCGCAGGCGCCGGCAGCCGCACTGCCACGCTCGTGCTGACGAACACGTCGCGCTCGCGCTGCAGCCTCTTCGGCTACCCCGGCGCGCAGCTGCTCAACGCCAGAAACCGCGACCTGCCGACGAACATCGTCCGCGACCGCTCGCGCAGCCCGAAGACGGTCGTGCTCGCGCCCGGCGGCCGCGCCGTCTCGCAGTGGCGCTGGGGCGCGATCGCCGGCAGCGGCGAGCCGCAGAACAGAGCGTGCGAGCCGAACCCGGCGCGGATCGAGGTCACGCCGCCGAACGCGACGAGATTCCTCGTGCTGCCGTGGAAGATGGGCCCGGTCTGCGAGAAGGGCGAGATCACCGTGCGGCCGATGGCGGCCGGCTAGCCGTTACGCAGCGGGCGCGCCGGGGAGCGGCGCGGGGTCGAGCAGCTTGCCCGGGTTCATCACGCCCACCGGGTCGAGCGTCGCCTTCGCCGCTCGCAGCAGCGCGACTCCGAGCGGGCCGACCTCGCCGGGCAGCCAGGCGGCGTGGTCGCGCCCGATCGCGTGGTGGTGCGAGAGCGTGCCGCCGTGCGCGACGATCGCGTCGTTCGCCGCCGCCTTCGCCGCGTGCCACTGCTCCAGCTCCGCGCCCTCCTGCTGGCGCGCCGCGAACGTGAAGTAGAGCGAGGCGCCGGCGCGGTACAGGTGCGAGACGTGGCACCACACGACCGGCGCCGTGCCGCGCTCGCGCAGCGCGCCGTCGATCGCCGCGCCGACCGCGTCGTAGAGCGCGCCGAGACCGCTCCACGTCGCCGCCGTCTCCAGCGTCTCGACCAGCACGCCGTGCGCGAGCAGCTCGTCGCGCAGGTATGGCGCGTGGTAGCGGCCGTGCTCCCATGCGCCGCCGATCCCGGTCCCCAGCGCGACGGCGCCGTGTGCCCGCAGCACTCGCACCGCCGCGGTTCGGCGCGCGCGGACGTCGTGCTCCGAGGCGCCTTCCCAGCCGCAGATCGAGAGGCACGGACGTGCGTGCCCGCGCGCGCTCAGGTACCCGCGCAGCGCCTTGGCCTGCAGCGTGTCGCCGCCGGCGAGCGCGAGCGAGACGCGCGTCTCCTGCTCGTCGGAGAGGCGTGAGACGTCCGGCGCCGCACCGGCCTGCACGAGCGCGCGGAAGGCGTCGGCGCCGGCCTCGAACGACGGCAGCGAGAACGCCTCGTAGCGGCGCACCGCGGGGCGCGGCCGGACGCGCAGCGTC encodes:
- a CDS encoding DUF4232 domain-containing protein, producing MSSIISVRRVRRTVLPTLAAAVAAAGVTALLPGSAVAATPRCAVDQLDGAFKNASAGAGSRTATLVLTNTSRSRCSLFGYPGAQLLNARNRDLPTNIVRDRSRSPKTVVLAPGGRAVSQWRWGAIAGSGEPQNRACEPNPARIEVTPPNATRFLVLPWKMGPVCEKGEITVRPMAAG
- a CDS encoding FAD-binding oxidoreductase, with amino-acid sequence MMRWWGWGEDGHDEPLPPGAQALLRAEVGELGPRRDHVALDDVALPEARLPAELRERLVAIVGAEHLRDDRITRVRHAAGRGYADLVRLRAGTLAGAPDAVAFPASAEQVAALLRACSEARVAVVPFGGGTSVVGGVEPLRGDCAAVLTLSLARLDKLVAVDAASLTATFEAGMLGPALEDALREHGLTLGHFPQSFEHSTVGGWVATRSAGQASTGYGRIDALVVGLRAVTPSGEIATRTLPASAAGPSLRELLVGSEGALGVIVEVTLRVRPRPAVRRYEAFSLPSFEAGADAFRALVQAGAAPDVSRLSDEQETRVSLALAGGDTLQAKALRGYLSARGHARPCLSICGWEGASEHDVRARRTAAVRVLRAHGAVALGTGIGGAWEHGRYHAPYLRDELLAHGVLVETLETAATWSGLGALYDAVGAAIDGALRERGTAPVVWCHVSHLYRAGASLYFTFAARQQEGAELEQWHAAKAAANDAIVAHGGTLSHHHAIGRDHAAWLPGEVGPLGVALLRAAKATLDPVGVMNPGKLLDPAPLPGAPAA